A window from Littorina saxatilis isolate snail1 linkage group LG9, US_GU_Lsax_2.0, whole genome shotgun sequence encodes these proteins:
- the LOC138975537 gene encoding A-kinase anchor protein 1, mitochondrial-like, whose translation MKPSQNNLSVILTYAVPTAAALLGLLWLLRRRRGEDDDDDTSAADVGKRTQKETLGIVTAPSTLPREHRMGDEALDRKKNAVSGVSFGDFSAQKPPQKQVRQGGGIMKTRPSDGKPLGAGDMITGSVQVSTSNAVVGFSTQHSIDRNDQSAAAAHSSKVSSVLSSILPASIAGSEKDPVQVLVSRNEDRLKQDDASIVQAKLSTSTLQSLPPNSSTAPSSDSSQASLQTVSSPSTQESLFAKEIVQDVLAQAARVHSQSVASAQVSSGSCVTDSTSSVTSILKQSARLENSERLSGTSLEPDGGASESSTMNSNSNSNNSGISTQVSDSQSRIDISRAGIQLQSNAPEEKATQNLLAQRLMNQKGNASSKDSDINSSKIVVDNSESRISQLERQIVAAEFVPKTSATLKEVQTRDRNSEERASKTNQSLNSAAEKGAPSNQDRRKGSEKGVSCEDVKQSPNSKDARSNQGSLSKDKSSSSSPSSVKSAPLSAGAKTSPHQQSAKAATEKSEKQSSSQSKLSGQQTTKSTSSPSNSYSNKRRTRSGSSTGDVASEGSPEGHNSESQASPAVTQNGRLPDSGSPVCDSNSEASNDSGRGGSVGDTLIPLSGTEVVRYEFNFPSDLCGRLIGRGGKNIQQIKEQSGANVTLSSNPFTPEFQVCSVQGMQPEVDRALMLIRKKFPQAQYPHLDMASLTPIPSPAPVVLPEIMQMNLPEGVSVEIVVSAIVNAGHIFVQQPAHPTFPSLERLNHFMNACYSDQNAPLLPRPVEGGIICAAESEGQWYRAQLVQVYPAEDECDIKFVDYGGYTRVPVNTLKQIRSDFMTLPFQAVECYLANITPLQEEEYFSDRASEVLAELTSGKMLQGQVIARGEDSVCYVHLYQVSGHSVLMINRELVNREVARWIEIL comes from the exons ATGAAGCCTTCACAAAACAACCTGAGTGTCATTTTGACGTATGCTGTGCCTACGGCTGCGGCCTTGTTGGGATTGCTGTGGTTGCTGCGACGCAGAAGAGGTgaagatgacgacgatgatacTTCTGCGGCTGACGTCGGCAAACGGACACAGAAAGAGACATTGGGGATCGTCACAGCCCCCAGCACTCTACCCAGAGAGCATCGCATGGGAGATGAAGCGCTGGATAGGAAGAAAAATGCGGTGTCGGGTGTCAGCTTTGGGGATTTTTCAGCTCAAAAACCCCCGCAAAAGCAGGTGCGGCAGGGTGGAGGTATCATGAAAACACGCCCATCTGATGGGAAGCCATTGGGTGCTGGTGACATGATAACGGGTTCTGTGCAGGTGAGCACCTCCAATGCTGTTGTCGGCTTCTCTACACAGCACTCCATCGACAGGAACGATCAGTCTGCTGCTGCAGCTCACAGTTCCAAGGTCTCCTCTGTTCTGTCTTCAATACTCCCAGCTTCTATTGCAGGTTCAGAGAAAGACCCTGTGCAGGTGCTAGTCAGCCGCAATGAAGACAGACTAAAACAGGATGATGCATCTATAGTACAAGCAAAATTGTCCACCTCTACATTACAGTCTCTTCCGCCAAATTCTTCAACAGCCCCCTCCTCCGACTCTTCTCAGGCCAGCCTACAAACGGTTTCCTCTCCATCCACCCAGGAGAGTTTGTTTGCAAAAGAAATTGTCCAGGATGTCTTGGCGCAGGCAGCCCGTGTGCATTCCCAGTCGGTTGCCTCCGCCCAGGTCAGTTCAGGTTCGTGCGTAACAGATTCAACTTCATCAGTAACTTCAATCCTCAAGCAATCAGCTCGGTTAGAAAACTCTGAGAGGCTGAGCGGAACTAGTCTAGAACCGGATGGTGGTGCTAGTGAATCTTCAACTATGAACAGTAAttcaaacagcaacaacagcggCATTTCCACGCAGGTGTCAGACTCGCAGTCCAGGATTGACATATCCCGGGCTGGAATCCAGTTGCAGAGCAATGCACCGGAGGAGAAGGCGACTCAGAATCTTCTTGCCCAGAGGTTGATGAATCAAAAAGGGAACGCATCCTCAAAGGACAGTGACATTAACAGCAGCAAAATAGTTGTGGACAACTCAGAAAGCAGAATCAGTCAGCTTGAAAGGCAGATTGTTGCTGCTGAATTTGTTCCAAAGACTTCAGCTACATTGAAAGAGGTGCAAACTAGAGACAGAAACTCAGAAGAAAGAGCCAGCAAAACCAACCAGAGTTTGAATTCTGCTGCAGAGAAGGGTGCTCCTTCTAACCAAGACAGGAGGAAAGGCTCGGAGAAGGGGGTGAGCTGTGAAGATGTTAAGCAGAGTCCAAATTCCAAAGACGCCAGATCAAACCAGGGTTCACTCAGCAAGGACAAGAGCTCCTCTAGTTCCCCAAGCTCTGTGAAATCAGCCCCCCTCTCGGCTGGCGCCAAAACATCTCCCCACCAGCAGAGCGCAAAAGCTGCTACAGAGAAGTCAGAAAAACAATCCAGCAGTCAGAGTAAACTGTCCGGTCAGCAGACAACCAAGTCAACGTCGTCTCCTTCCAACAGCTACAGCAACAAAAGGAGAACCAGATCCGGAAGCAGCACTGGTGATGTGGCGTCTGAagggtcacctgaaggtcacaACAGCGAAAGCCAGGCATCACCTGCGGTGACGCAGAATGGGCGACTGCCTGATTCTGGTTCACCAGTCTGTGATTCGAACAGTGAG GCATCGAACGACAGCGGACGCGGGGGCAGCGTCGGGGATACCCTGATCCCCTTGTCTGGTACGGAAGTGGTGCGCTACGAGTTCAACTTCCCCTCGGACCTGTGTGGGCGGCTGATTGGCCGAGGTGGCAAGAACATCCAGCAGATCAAAGAACAGTCCGGAGCAAACGTCACACTGTCCAGTAACCCCTTCACGCCCGAATTCCAGGTCTGCTCTGTTCAAG GTATGCAGCCAGAGGTGGACCGGGCGCTTATGCTGATCAGGAAGAAGTTCCCCCAGGCCCAGTACCCCCACTTGGACATGGCGTCCCTCACCCCCATCCCTTCCCCTGCACCTGTCGTCCTGCCAGAGATCATGCAA ATGAACCTGCCAGAGGGCGTCTCCGTGGAGATCGTGGTGTCTGCCATCGTCAACGCGGGGCACATCTTCGTCCAGCAGCCCGCCCATCCCACCTTCCCCTCCCTAGAGCGACTCAATCACTTCATGAATGCCTGCTACAGTGACCAGAACGCTCCGCTACTGCCTCGTCCCGTTGAAG GAGGCATCATCTGTGCGGCGGAGTCGGAGGGCCAGTGGTACCGTGCACAGCTGGTGCAGGTCTACCCAGCGGAAGACGAGTGTGACATCAAGTTTGTCGACTACGGTGGCTACACGCGCGTCCCCGTCAACACGCTCAAACAGATCAG GAGTGATTTCATGACATTGCCATTCCAA